CAGCGAAAGCGtcgagtcctaacccctggaactCCAGGCAATTcccactccaccccccaccccaccgagCAGTGTTTGGGAGGGGATGTCGCCCTATCGCTGTGATAGCCAGCTGCAGAGTCCTGGCCGGGTCCCCCGGCCCATCCCCCACGCGTGGAGGCAGCAGCTGTGAGCTGGGGGTGCGCCGTGGCCTTCAGTGCTCTGTACACATCACTGGGCACTGACCCTTCTCACTGTCTTCGTGGGGACGCAGGCTCAggatgcccccacccccacccccgaagCTGGGACCCAGCACATTTCCAGAATTTACATCGTTGACCAGTGCGAGCCGGATCAGTCACGTGTGTGCCCGCATGGTGCTGAGTCCTCGGGGCCCTGCCGCGGCTGGTATTGGCACAGGCGGCAGCGAGGGCGACGAGGCCGCGGCGGGTGGACAGGCAGCCCCGGGCTGCCCACTGGGCTGTAGGAGGCTCCGGCAGAGCTGGTAGCAAGTGAGTCCGCCATCGATCGCCAGCCTCACCTGGCTCTGCCCGTTTTGGCCGCCAGGGTCACCCTTGCAGAGTCTGGAGCACTTGTGACgcagccctctctctctctgagccacCCTTTCTGGTTGAGAAGCCTTTCCACTGTCCTAGACACTGTCGCCTAGGACGCCCTGGGAACAGAAGTCAAGCCCAGGGCTCGGAACCAGCCTGGACTCTCCTCTGGTGGCCAGGGCACGAGTGGTTCGGCGACTCTCTGTGGCTGTCACAGGTCAGCCTGAGAAGCCCCTTCTCGTGCCCCCTTTACTCCCGCGGCAGCTTGGGCCGCCGCCTCTACCCAGCCCAGAAGGGCGGGAGCTCAGCGCGCAGACATGCGGTGCAAAGTCTAGAGGGACTCAGCGCTGGCGAGAGGTACGCCGCTGGTCTCTTACTGACGCCAGGCAGCCTAGACTTCGTAAATCAAAAGGCGCCTTTGGTGAAAAGCAGAGAGCTTGATATTACAGTCCGCACAATCTCCCCTTTCTCTGTAGAGTTACACGGAAGCAAGTTCCCCCCCACGGGCTGAGGTGAACGGCAAAGTGGTTTGTAAATAGGAGCATCTCCCTGTGGTCCCAGGTCAGGAGGCCTACGGAAGTCCAGGACCAAGAGGAAAGCAACCTGCTCCTTAAAAGTTTAGGCCTGCCTCAGTCAAGGAACCCTACAGAGGGGCTGAACGCGCATCGGCGGGACTCGGGCTGTAAGCGTGAGCAGCCCGGGCCGGGTGGCACCTGCAGGTCAGCGCCCGGGGTGACGGCGCTCCTGTCCCGCACCGCCCAGTGCGCCCTTCGCACGGGGCCTGCTCTACCTGCAGCCACAGTGCAAACAAGGGAGCCGCCAGTCTTTTGGTGCTGGTGGACTGCTGTGTGCGCTCTCTCCTCCCGCTGAGCTCGGGGGCTCTCATATCGACAGTATGACCCTAGAGCTTTACTTCCTTTGCTCCTTTAGGCAAACACTCTTTAGAGGGGCTCGTCCACAAGGACTCGCGCTATAAGCTCGACACCCCAGCGCCCAGAGGGTGGTGGAGCATGGAGCCCTGGAAATGTTTAGCTCGAAAAGGCACGGAGAAGAGAACCAGGAAGATGTCACCAGACGCCGGACCCGCAGAGAAAAGCACACCTCAATCCTGCTGTCCAGACACCAGAGAGCACCCCCAAACTGAACACCCGCAGGCCCCTGGCAGGGACCGTCCCCTCCACACCTGTGCGTCTCAGGACAGTAAGGGCTCTTTTCAGGCCTCTGACCAGGGGAGGCCTGAGCTCTTGTCATCTGTCAAAGCAAGACCCTGCTGGACACGGTGTCCCCGCGACTGTGAAGCCGCAGATGCCAGGCCCTTCCTTGTGCTTCTCAAGCCCTTGAAGGGTCTCTCTAGTGAGTGGACGCAGGGCGTCTGCGGGGCTTCACCGGGTGTCTGCTAGGTGCCCGCACTGTGCCGGGGGTGGGCTGTCACCTGTCATCGTTTCCTGCTGAGGGGACTCAACTGCTCAGCCAGGCCCAGGACGGAGGCGCCAAACACGGGTTGGGCGAAACATTGCTCTCATGTCCCCACGCTCTTTATTGCCCTGCAAGGTTCTGGCCGCGTTACCACCTCCATGTGTCTGCAGGGTCTGCTTGGTCAGGGTCTTCTGTGGGCCGCCCGGAGGGGCCAGGTATTCCGGGAAAACAGCAGGAGCCCACGTAGTAGCAGCACAGGGGCCGAGGGATCCCTCGGCCTGAGGGATCCCTCAGGGGCCGAGGGATCAAGGTCAGGGGAGGCGGCAGGCCTGGCGGCCACCACGGTCATCAAGCGTGGGCGAGAGGCAGTGGCGCGGCCACCGGAAGCCGCGCGGGGGGGCTGGCTGTGGAGCTGGGGGGGCGCGGCGGCCAGGCCCAGCACAGGCCAGGGAGGACGCATGTGGGTGGGACGCCAGGCGCAGCAGAGCCTGGGGACCTCGGCGGGCTGGGCCACCTCTGCCGGGACAGGAACTAGAAGGACTAGAGGGGCCAGAGCCGGCGCATTGTGATCCGGCGCGGGGGGCTCGGCTGCTGTCCGAGGAGGGGCCGGAGGGACAGAGTCAGTCCTGGCCAGGGCGGAGGCATGGTCGAGTTCCGGGTCGCTCGGGGTCCCCTGGATGTCCTCAGCATAGGGTGGGAGGCCGTCCTGCGGCTCCGAGGTGCTGGGCGGCGGGAGGTACCCCAGGGCTGCCGGCTTGCCGCCCACCTGCCCGGATGCTGGTTTAGTGTGCTCCCTCCTCTTCATCCTCACGAGGAGGTGCGGGCAGTCTCTCTTAAACAGGGGACTGCGGTAGAAGTGTAACTGAGGTCGCAgttgagagagaaaaggaaaccccgaGTCACAAAAGAGTTGCTTGCAAGCAGCAGCCGCCTGGCTGGGCCCCTGGCCGCCCTCCCGCAGCCGACCCAAGGCCTCTTTGGAGAAAGGGGACCCGGTCCCAGCAGGACGCTGTGCCCCAGCTTTTACATCCCCGAGACTCGCTCACTCACCATCCTTTCGCCCTTGGAAAATGACTGAAAATGGCCCCTTAGTATGAGTACAAGGCCCACGAAAGGGGACTTGGTGTTTGCAGATACGAGACTGCAAGAAGGTTCGGTAGCTTTCTAAGGAAGTGTCAGAATCCCCCCCCCACCGGCCAGCATCGCCTGGGGCGAGACCGGGGACACTGACTGCTTCCCAGGAAAGGACCTGAGCCCTCACTTAAGTGATGCTCTGGAGCTATGGGAGTCAAGGGGGCACAgaaacctcccccctccccccgccgggCCACTTGTCCCCGAGCAGGAGGACGGGAAGGGCCAGCATTTCAGCAGTGTCCCCTTGTCCCCCGGTGTGACTGCGATGTCAGGGACGAGCAGCACTGCCCACGTGTCAGGAGGACAGGATGACGCCTTGCCCCCGtgtactgtgaaatgatcaccacagggGGGTCAGTTCACACGCATCATctcacacagacacaccaaagggaaaaagaggaggaagagaaatgacGTCCTTGTGCTGAGACGCTTCGGGTCCCCCCGTAACAACGTCCCAACACAGCGCACGGCACTGCCAGCTCCGGCCATCACGCCGGTCCCCAAGTACCACCTTTAAAGGAAGCTCTCCCGACACGCCTGCCGCCGTCCCAGGTGGCCCCGGGGTTggcacccgccccccaccccacccccacccccgggcccAGCGGCTCAGCCCCTGGAGAGGGCTCCTTCCCCGCTGTCCCCCGCCCTCCTTACCTTGCTCAGGACGTCGGCAGGCCGCTCATTCGTGGAGAGGTCGTTCAGGCGGAGGGACATGTGCTTGTCCTGGCGCACTTTCCTAAATCCATAGATATTGAGCTGGTGGACGAAGCTCTCCATACAGTCTCTCTTGAACACCTTGTCCAGGCCGTCCCTGTCCAAAACCTCCTTTTGAAACAGCTGCGTGTTGAAGCCTATGCAAGTCCCGTCTTCATTCCACGAAATAGCTGTAAAGCGACTGCTATTGACAAGTATCCACAGCTTcctgggaaaggggagggagaggaggctgcTTTCCCACATGGCCTCGCAGGTGGAACGAGGCCTTTCCAACACAGGCTCTTCGGTCAAATCCTGGAAAGCGGCTTCTCCAGGCAGCAGCCTGAGGTCGGGGTGCCCCACGGGCATGGGCTGGGCCAGGGCGAGGGACTGCGGGGCGCAGCTCCCTGAGCCGAGGGCCGGAGCCGCTGCGTCGGGAGGAAGAGGCGCCTCACCGAAGCCGGGTGCCCTGCCTGCGGCGGGGCCCTTCTCGTCCGCAGCCATGCGGAGGGCGGCGCGTGCCTCTGTCACGTGAACGGGACAGTGCAGCGTGGCCGGCAGCACCCTGGGTTCACACTCCTGCTCAGCCCCTCACAGAAGTGCTCCGGTTGCTCGGGGGTGACATCACAGCCCAGCCAGGACGTGACATCATAAACGGCAGGCCCCCACCCTACTCTGGAGGATCTTCCTGAGATTTCCACGAACCAGAAACGCCTCCAAACCCAATACGTCACCTGCCCACGGCCCAGGCGCCCGGCCCAGTGGGTGAGAGCGACGGCTCGGCCAGAAGATGCCAAGGCCGGCACCACAGACCTGCTGGTGCCCAGCTGCCTGGCTCACACCCTCGGAGCCTCTGCTTCCCCACGAGGCTACTCGTAGGAGCACATGCTTCATGGGGTCCTGAGGACTCAGGGGGACGTACGGCAGGAGGCAAGGTACCTGCCACTTAACTCACAGCTACCGTGGTTACGGAGAAGCGTGCTGTCTCACAGCAAGTTTGAATCTAAGGAGCTTAAGCAATGGTCCATCGGTGGCCCTTGGCTACCTGCAGGAAGCCTTCCATCACCAGCAAAAGGTGGCCTTCCTTGTCGATTCTTGCAAACCGTGGGCTGAAACGCCTCCTGAGTTAACTGCCTCTAGAGACGGCTAGGGGGAGCTACACAGAAATCACAGTGCATTTTGCATAGATGTAAGTGGTACTCAGTGCCCACGTGACTGGGCAATGCCTCACGACCACTGAAAAGCCGAGTTCCACTTCAGAGTGTCTGGGAACTCGCAAACACTCTCGGGCACCTCCTCAGCTGTCAGCATTGTGGCCGTGTGCTCCCCCGCCAACAGCCGAATCCCTGGGCCTCCCGCTTTCCTCTCTGTACCGCATATCCCGGCTGCCCCTGGAGACTCCTGAGAGATGCTCACCCACCCCTGCTCCCCTCGGCTGCTGGTGGCAGCTCGAGGTTCCCTTTTGTGCTCGCTGACAGGACTTCCAGCATCCTGGACCATATCCAAATTAAGACCCGCACAGTGCACATGGAAAATGATGAACCGGTTTATTGAACAGCTAAAGGGGGAAAAGAGAGCGGGTTGGGCTACATTTGCTATACACCAAGCAGGAAAGGTGGCACCATTCCAAGTGTCCCCCTTCAGACAGCACAGGCTTCCTACAGGCTGGCGCCAGGGCGGAGCGGTGGGCGCGGTGGATGTCAGCGGAGCCCGGTTTAGACAGAGTAGCAgctgccccctctccccctctcccctgctCCCAGGTGACAATGCCAGGGCTCCTTTTACCTTCTTTTACTCACGGCCTGCTTGTTCCCATCGCATCTGCTTTCTTCCCTCTGACTTGTGGCTGTACCCCCAGCTCCTGGAGCCGTGGTCCTCCTAGCTAAAAGCATGGGCCCAGCTTGGGGGCAGACACAAACCCCCAGACCTCAACGCGCACACTCTGATGGCCATTTCTAGTCTCGGCACCCTTCTCCAGTGTTCCCGTTTCCAGTCGTGCTTTATGGCTTTCTGCAAGTCAGTACTCCCAGCATGTTAGAAAAAAGCACAAACAGCTTCTTGCTTATTGTGGCCATTCTGGCAGTAGCAGCTACTATgcatgtggagaaactgaagggGAAACGGCAATGTCCCATGAAGGGGTGGCACCCCAGTGGGCCTCTACTTCTGCAGCAGAGCACGTATGTCTTCAGTACAAGCttgtaaaaaaatactttaacagAATATACTGTACAGAACTAGGATTTCACACGGTATATTACAACgctaaaatatttgtataaatacTATACAGGCACGGAGTCACTCCATTAGAAAGGGCTCACCAATGGGGCCAGTAAAAACCCAGAGAGAAACGACGTCCACGGCAGGAGCATGGCCAGCTGAGGCGGCATGGGTGCACACGGGGCCCGAGGCCTATTCACAGTCCCCTAACTATGCCACAACAGGGGCATCTGAGCTACGCGGCCAGGCCGGCCTGgttcaaaaatacatttttcaataaCACTTTTGATGGGAATtttcacactttgaaaaccagcTGTGTAGCCATTCCTGCTTAGGCCTAATCAGCCATCCAGGCTGGCTCCAAGCCAGCTCCGCAGGCACCTGCCCGGGGGAAATCACTGTTTCCCTCTCCACAGGCT
Above is a window of Mesoplodon densirostris isolate mMesDen1 chromosome X, mMesDen1 primary haplotype, whole genome shotgun sequence DNA encoding:
- the LOC132481468 gene encoding heat shock transcription factor, X-linked-like; translated protein: MKHVLLRVASWGSRGSEGVSQAAGHQQVCGAGLGIFWPSRRSHPLGRAPGPWAEARAALRMAADEKGPAAGRAPGFGEAPLPPDAAAPALGSGSCAPQSLALAQPMPVGHPDLRLLPGEAAFQDLTEEPVLERPRSTCEAMWESSLLSLPFPRKLWILVNSSRFTAISWNEDGTCIGFNTQLFQKEVLDRDGLDKVFKRDCMESFVHQLNIYGFRKVRQDKHMSLRLNDLSTNERPADVLSKLHFYRSPLFKRDCPHLLVRMKRREHTKPASGQVGGKPAALGYLPPPSTSEPQDGLPPYAEDIQGTPSDPELDHASALARTDSVPPAPPRTAAEPPAPDHNAPALAPLVLLVPVPAEVAQPAEVPRLCCAWRPTHMRPPWPVLGLAAAPPQLHSQPPRAASGGRATASRPRLMTVVAARPAASPDLDPSAPEGSLRPRDPSAPVLLLRGLLLFSRNTWPLRAAHRRP